A window of Equus przewalskii isolate Varuska chromosome 16, EquPr2, whole genome shotgun sequence contains these coding sequences:
- the SUPT20H gene encoding transcription factor SPT20 homolog isoform X9: MQQALELALDRAEYVIESARQRPPKRKYLSSGRKSVFQKLYDLYIEECEKEPEVKQKLRRNVNLLEKLVMQETLSCLVVNLYPGNEGYSLMLRGKNGSDSETIRLPYEEGELLEYLDAEELPPILVDLLEKSQVNIFHCGCVIAEIRDYRQSSNMKSPGYQSRHILLRPTMQTLICDVHSITSDNHKWTQEDKLLLESQLILATAEPLCLDPSIAVTCTANRLLYNKQKMNTRPMKRCFKRYSRSSLNRQQDLSHCPPPPQLKLLDFLQKRKERKAGQHYDLKISKAGNCVDMWKQSPCNLAIPSEVDVEKYAKVEKSIKSDDSQPTVWPAHDVKDDYVFECEAGNQYQKTKLTILQSLGDPLYYGRIQPCKEDEESDSQMSPSHSSTDDHSNWFIIGSKTDAERVVNQYQELVQNEAKCPVKMSHSSSGSASLSQLSPGKDTEQPETVSVQSSVLGKGVKHRPPPIKLPSSSGNSSSGNYFTPQQTSSFLKSPTPPPASKPPSLSRKSSVDLNQVSMLSPAALSPASSSQRSGTPKPSTPTPTPSSTPHPPDAQSSTPITPSATPTPQDSGFTPQPTLLTQFAQQQRSLSQAMPVTTIPLSTMVTSITTGTTATQVMANSAGLNFINVVGSVCGAQALMSGSNPMLGCNTGAITPAGINLSGLLPSGSLLPNALPGAMQATSQAGVPFGLKNTSSLRPLNLLQLPGGSLIFNTLQQQQQQLSQFTPQQPQQPTTSSPQQPGEQGSEQGSTSQEQALSAQHAAVINLAGVGSFMQSQAAAVAILAASNGYGSSSSTNSSATSSSAYRQPVKK, translated from the exons ATG cAACAAGCTTTGGAACTAGCTTTGGATCGTGCAGAG tacgTCATTGAAAGTGCCCGACAGAGACCTCCTAAAAGGAAATACCTGTCTAGTGGAAG aaaatctgtATTTCAAAAACTTTATGACTTATATATTGAAGAATGTGAAAAAGAGCCTGAGGTTAAG cagaaattaagaagaaatgtgAACTTGTTGGAGAAGCTTGTTATGCAGGAGACATTGTCGTGTTTAGTGGTCAACCTATACCCAGGAAATGAGGGATATTCTCTGATGCTCAGGGGAAAAAATGGATCAG attctgAGACCATTCGACTGCCTTATGAAGAAGGGGAATTACTTGAATATTTGGATGCAGAAGAATTACCTCCTATTTTGGTTGATCTCCTAGAAAAATCTCAG gttaatatttttcattgtggatGTGTCATAGCAGAAATACGTGACTACAGGCAGTCCAGTAATATGAAATCTCCTGGTTACCAAAGTAGGCACATTCTCTTACGTCCAACAATGCAG acTTTAATCTGTGATGTACATTCAATTACAAGTGATAACCACAAATGGACCCAG GAAGACAAACTTTTGCTTGAGAGCCAACTGATCCTTGCTACAGCTGAACCACTATGTCTTGACCCTTCTATCGCCGTAACCTGCACTGCAAACAGACTGCTCTATAACAAGCAAAAGATGAACACACGCCCAATGAAACG GTGTTTCAAGAGGTATTCTAGGTCCTCTCTCAATCGGCAGCAGGATCTGTCTCACTGTCCACCTCCTCCTCAGCTAAAATTACTTGATTtcttacaaaaaagaaaggaaagaaaagcaggtcAGCATTATGACCTCAAAATTTCTAAAGCAGGAAAT tgTGTAGATATGTGGAAGCAGAGTCCCTGTAACTTGGCCATACCTTCAGAAGTGGAT GTGGAGAAATATGCTAAAGTGGAGAAGTCTATCAAATCTGATGACTCACAACCAACAGTCTGGCCAGCCCAT GATGTAAAAGATGATTATGTATTTGAATGTGAAGCTGGTAATCAGTATCAGAAAACAAAGCTGACCATTTTACAGTCACTTGGTGATCCACTTTACTATGGTAGAATACAGCCATgtaaagaagatgaagaaagtgaCAGCCAGATGTCTCCATCCCA cTCCTCCACAGATGATCATTCAAattg gTTCATTATTGGATCAAAGACTGATGCTGAGag GGTAGTCAATCAGTACCAGGAATTGGTTCAGAATGAAGCCAAATGTCCAGTCAAGATGTCACACAGCTCCAGTGGCTCAGCCAGCTTGAGTCAGCTTTCTCCAGGGAAAGACACAGAA CAGCCTGAGACTGTGTCAGTTCAGTCTTCAGTATTGGGGAAGGGAGTAAAACATCGACCTCCACCCATCAAACTTCCCTCAAGCTCAGGAAATAGTTCCTCAG GTAACTATTTTACGCCACAACAGACTAGCAGCTTTCTTAAATCTCCaactcctcctcctgcttctaaGCCACCAAGCCTTTCTCGGAAGTCATCTGTGGATCTCAATCAAGTTAGCATGCTTTCTCCAGCTGCCCTGTCACCTGCCAGCTCATCACAAA GATCTGGAACTCCTAAGCCATCTACTCCTACACCAACCCCTTCATCGACCCCACACCCTCCTGATGCTCAGAGCTCAACTCCTATTACCCCTTCAGCCACCCCTACTCCCCAAGATTCAGGCTTCACCCCTCAGCCCACTTTGTTAACTCAGTTTGCTCAGCAGCAAAGGTCTCTGAGCCAGGCAATGCCTGTAACGACCATTCCTCTTTCCACCATGGTAACATCTATAACTACAGGAACCACGGCCACCCAGGTCATGGCAAACTCTGCTGGACTTAACTTCATCAATGTAGTGGGCTCTGTTTG TGGAGCTCAGGCTTTGATGAGTGGTTCAAACCCTATGCTGGGCTGTAACACTGGTGCCATAACTCCTGCAGGAATAAACCTGAGTGGCCTTCTACCCTCAGGAAGTCTGCTACCAAATGCATTGCCCGGTGCAATGCAGGCAACTTCTCAAGCAG GTGTTCCATTTGGCTTAAAAAATACTTCAAGTCTCAGGCCCCTAAATCTGCTTCAG CTTCCAGGTGGTTCACTCATTTTTAACActctgcagcagcagcaacagcagctctCTCAGTTTACACCACAACAACCTCAGCAACCCACAACTTCTAGTCCTCAACAGCCAGGGGAGCAG ggTTCTGAACAAGGTTCAACCAGCCAAGAACAGGCCTTATCTGCTCAGCACGCTGCTGTTATTAACCTTGCTGGAGTAGGAAGTTTTATGCAGTCACAGGCAGCTG CAGTTGCGATTCTTGCAGCATCAAATGGCtatggcagcagcagcagcacaaaCAGCTCAGCTACATCGTCATCGGCATACAGGCAGCCagtcaaaaagtaa
- the SUPT20H gene encoding transcription factor SPT20 homolog isoform X29: MQQALELALDRAEYVIESARQRPPKRKYLSSGRKSVFQKLYDLYIEECEKEPEVKQKLRRNVNLLEKLVMQETLSCLVVNLYPGNEGYSLMLRGKNGSDSETIRLPYEEGELLEYLDAEELPPILVDLLEKSQVNIFHCGCVIAEIRDYRQSSNMKSPGYQSRHILLRPTMQTLICDVHSITSDNHKWTQEDKLLLESQLILATAEPLCLDPSIAVTCTANRLLYNKQKMNTRPMKRCFKRYSRSSLNRQQDLSHCPPPPQLKLLDFLQKRKERKAGQHYDLKISKAGNCVDMWKQSPCNLAIPSEVDVEKYAKVEKSIKSDDSQPTVWPAHDVKDDYVFECEAGNQYQKTKLTILQSLGDPLYYGRIQPCKEDEESDSQMSPSHSSTDDHSNWFIIGSKTDAERVVNQYQELVQNEAKCPVKMSHSSSGSASLSQLSPGKDTEPETVSVQSSVLGKGVKHRPPPIKLPSSSGNSSSGNYFTPQQTSSFLKSPTPPPASKPPSLSRKSSVDLNQVSMLSPAALSPASSSQRTTATQVMANSAGLNFINVVGSVCGAQALMSGSNPMLGCNTGAITPAGINLSGLLPSGSLLPNALPGAMQATSQAGVPFGLKNTSSLRPLNLLQLPGGSLIFNTLQQQQQQLSQFTPQQPQQPTTSSPQQPGEQGSEQGSTSQEQALSAQHAAVINLAGVGSFMQSQAAAVAILAASNGYGSSSSTNSSATSSSAYRQPVKK; this comes from the exons ATG cAACAAGCTTTGGAACTAGCTTTGGATCGTGCAGAG tacgTCATTGAAAGTGCCCGACAGAGACCTCCTAAAAGGAAATACCTGTCTAGTGGAAG aaaatctgtATTTCAAAAACTTTATGACTTATATATTGAAGAATGTGAAAAAGAGCCTGAGGTTAAG cagaaattaagaagaaatgtgAACTTGTTGGAGAAGCTTGTTATGCAGGAGACATTGTCGTGTTTAGTGGTCAACCTATACCCAGGAAATGAGGGATATTCTCTGATGCTCAGGGGAAAAAATGGATCAG attctgAGACCATTCGACTGCCTTATGAAGAAGGGGAATTACTTGAATATTTGGATGCAGAAGAATTACCTCCTATTTTGGTTGATCTCCTAGAAAAATCTCAG gttaatatttttcattgtggatGTGTCATAGCAGAAATACGTGACTACAGGCAGTCCAGTAATATGAAATCTCCTGGTTACCAAAGTAGGCACATTCTCTTACGTCCAACAATGCAG acTTTAATCTGTGATGTACATTCAATTACAAGTGATAACCACAAATGGACCCAG GAAGACAAACTTTTGCTTGAGAGCCAACTGATCCTTGCTACAGCTGAACCACTATGTCTTGACCCTTCTATCGCCGTAACCTGCACTGCAAACAGACTGCTCTATAACAAGCAAAAGATGAACACACGCCCAATGAAACG GTGTTTCAAGAGGTATTCTAGGTCCTCTCTCAATCGGCAGCAGGATCTGTCTCACTGTCCACCTCCTCCTCAGCTAAAATTACTTGATTtcttacaaaaaagaaaggaaagaaaagcaggtcAGCATTATGACCTCAAAATTTCTAAAGCAGGAAAT tgTGTAGATATGTGGAAGCAGAGTCCCTGTAACTTGGCCATACCTTCAGAAGTGGAT GTGGAGAAATATGCTAAAGTGGAGAAGTCTATCAAATCTGATGACTCACAACCAACAGTCTGGCCAGCCCAT GATGTAAAAGATGATTATGTATTTGAATGTGAAGCTGGTAATCAGTATCAGAAAACAAAGCTGACCATTTTACAGTCACTTGGTGATCCACTTTACTATGGTAGAATACAGCCATgtaaagaagatgaagaaagtgaCAGCCAGATGTCTCCATCCCA cTCCTCCACAGATGATCATTCAAattg gTTCATTATTGGATCAAAGACTGATGCTGAGag GGTAGTCAATCAGTACCAGGAATTGGTTCAGAATGAAGCCAAATGTCCAGTCAAGATGTCACACAGCTCCAGTGGCTCAGCCAGCTTGAGTCAGCTTTCTCCAGGGAAAGACACAGAA CCTGAGACTGTGTCAGTTCAGTCTTCAGTATTGGGGAAGGGAGTAAAACATCGACCTCCACCCATCAAACTTCCCTCAAGCTCAGGAAATAGTTCCTCAG GTAACTATTTTACGCCACAACAGACTAGCAGCTTTCTTAAATCTCCaactcctcctcctgcttctaaGCCACCAAGCCTTTCTCGGAAGTCATCTGTGGATCTCAATCAAGTTAGCATGCTTTCTCCAGCTGCCCTGTCACCTGCCAGCTCATCACAAA GAACCACGGCCACCCAGGTCATGGCAAACTCTGCTGGACTTAACTTCATCAATGTAGTGGGCTCTGTTTG TGGAGCTCAGGCTTTGATGAGTGGTTCAAACCCTATGCTGGGCTGTAACACTGGTGCCATAACTCCTGCAGGAATAAACCTGAGTGGCCTTCTACCCTCAGGAAGTCTGCTACCAAATGCATTGCCCGGTGCAATGCAGGCAACTTCTCAAGCAG GTGTTCCATTTGGCTTAAAAAATACTTCAAGTCTCAGGCCCCTAAATCTGCTTCAG CTTCCAGGTGGTTCACTCATTTTTAACActctgcagcagcagcaacagcagctctCTCAGTTTACACCACAACAACCTCAGCAACCCACAACTTCTAGTCCTCAACAGCCAGGGGAGCAG ggTTCTGAACAAGGTTCAACCAGCCAAGAACAGGCCTTATCTGCTCAGCACGCTGCTGTTATTAACCTTGCTGGAGTAGGAAGTTTTATGCAGTCACAGGCAGCTG CAGTTGCGATTCTTGCAGCATCAAATGGCtatggcagcagcagcagcacaaaCAGCTCAGCTACATCGTCATCGGCATACAGGCAGCCagtcaaaaagtaa
- the SUPT20H gene encoding transcription factor SPT20 homolog isoform X27, whose translation MQQALELALDRAEYVIESARQRPPKRKYLSSGRKSVFQKLYDLYIEECEKEPEVKQKLRRNVNLLEKLVMQETLSCLVVNLYPGNEGYSLMLRGKNGSDSETIRLPYEEGELLEYLDAEELPPILVDLLEKSQVNIFHCGCVIAEIRDYRQSSNMKSPGYQSRHILLRPTMQTLICDVHSITSDNHKWTQEDKLLLESQLILATAEPLCLDPSIAVTCTANRLLYNKQKMNTRPMKRCFKRYSRSSLNRQQDLSHCPPPPQLKLLDFLQKRKERKAGQHYDLKISKAGNCVDMWKQSPCNLAIPSEVDVEKYAKVEKSIKSDDSQPTVWPAHDVKDDYVFECEAGNQYQKTKLTILQSLGDPLYYGRIQPCKEDEESDSQMSPSHSSTDDHSNWFIIGSKTDAERVVNQYQELVQNEAKCPVKMSHSSSGSASLSQLSPGKDTEQPETVSVQSSVLGKGVKHRPPPIKLPSSSGNSSSGNYFTPQQTSSFLKSPTPPPASKPPSLSRKSSVDLNQVSMLSPAALSPASSSQRTTATQVMANSAGLNFINVVGSVCGAQALMSGSNPMLGCNTGAITPAGINLSGLLPSGSLLPNALPGAMQATSQAGVPFGLKNTSSLRPLNLLQLPGGSLIFNTLQQQQQQLSQFTPQQPQQPTTSSPQQPGEQGSEQGSTSQEQALSAQHAAVINLAGVGSFMQSQAAAVAILAASNGYGSSSSTNSSATSSSAYRQPVKK comes from the exons ATG cAACAAGCTTTGGAACTAGCTTTGGATCGTGCAGAG tacgTCATTGAAAGTGCCCGACAGAGACCTCCTAAAAGGAAATACCTGTCTAGTGGAAG aaaatctgtATTTCAAAAACTTTATGACTTATATATTGAAGAATGTGAAAAAGAGCCTGAGGTTAAG cagaaattaagaagaaatgtgAACTTGTTGGAGAAGCTTGTTATGCAGGAGACATTGTCGTGTTTAGTGGTCAACCTATACCCAGGAAATGAGGGATATTCTCTGATGCTCAGGGGAAAAAATGGATCAG attctgAGACCATTCGACTGCCTTATGAAGAAGGGGAATTACTTGAATATTTGGATGCAGAAGAATTACCTCCTATTTTGGTTGATCTCCTAGAAAAATCTCAG gttaatatttttcattgtggatGTGTCATAGCAGAAATACGTGACTACAGGCAGTCCAGTAATATGAAATCTCCTGGTTACCAAAGTAGGCACATTCTCTTACGTCCAACAATGCAG acTTTAATCTGTGATGTACATTCAATTACAAGTGATAACCACAAATGGACCCAG GAAGACAAACTTTTGCTTGAGAGCCAACTGATCCTTGCTACAGCTGAACCACTATGTCTTGACCCTTCTATCGCCGTAACCTGCACTGCAAACAGACTGCTCTATAACAAGCAAAAGATGAACACACGCCCAATGAAACG GTGTTTCAAGAGGTATTCTAGGTCCTCTCTCAATCGGCAGCAGGATCTGTCTCACTGTCCACCTCCTCCTCAGCTAAAATTACTTGATTtcttacaaaaaagaaaggaaagaaaagcaggtcAGCATTATGACCTCAAAATTTCTAAAGCAGGAAAT tgTGTAGATATGTGGAAGCAGAGTCCCTGTAACTTGGCCATACCTTCAGAAGTGGAT GTGGAGAAATATGCTAAAGTGGAGAAGTCTATCAAATCTGATGACTCACAACCAACAGTCTGGCCAGCCCAT GATGTAAAAGATGATTATGTATTTGAATGTGAAGCTGGTAATCAGTATCAGAAAACAAAGCTGACCATTTTACAGTCACTTGGTGATCCACTTTACTATGGTAGAATACAGCCATgtaaagaagatgaagaaagtgaCAGCCAGATGTCTCCATCCCA cTCCTCCACAGATGATCATTCAAattg gTTCATTATTGGATCAAAGACTGATGCTGAGag GGTAGTCAATCAGTACCAGGAATTGGTTCAGAATGAAGCCAAATGTCCAGTCAAGATGTCACACAGCTCCAGTGGCTCAGCCAGCTTGAGTCAGCTTTCTCCAGGGAAAGACACAGAA CAGCCTGAGACTGTGTCAGTTCAGTCTTCAGTATTGGGGAAGGGAGTAAAACATCGACCTCCACCCATCAAACTTCCCTCAAGCTCAGGAAATAGTTCCTCAG GTAACTATTTTACGCCACAACAGACTAGCAGCTTTCTTAAATCTCCaactcctcctcctgcttctaaGCCACCAAGCCTTTCTCGGAAGTCATCTGTGGATCTCAATCAAGTTAGCATGCTTTCTCCAGCTGCCCTGTCACCTGCCAGCTCATCACAAA GAACCACGGCCACCCAGGTCATGGCAAACTCTGCTGGACTTAACTTCATCAATGTAGTGGGCTCTGTTTG TGGAGCTCAGGCTTTGATGAGTGGTTCAAACCCTATGCTGGGCTGTAACACTGGTGCCATAACTCCTGCAGGAATAAACCTGAGTGGCCTTCTACCCTCAGGAAGTCTGCTACCAAATGCATTGCCCGGTGCAATGCAGGCAACTTCTCAAGCAG GTGTTCCATTTGGCTTAAAAAATACTTCAAGTCTCAGGCCCCTAAATCTGCTTCAG CTTCCAGGTGGTTCACTCATTTTTAACActctgcagcagcagcaacagcagctctCTCAGTTTACACCACAACAACCTCAGCAACCCACAACTTCTAGTCCTCAACAGCCAGGGGAGCAG ggTTCTGAACAAGGTTCAACCAGCCAAGAACAGGCCTTATCTGCTCAGCACGCTGCTGTTATTAACCTTGCTGGAGTAGGAAGTTTTATGCAGTCACAGGCAGCTG CAGTTGCGATTCTTGCAGCATCAAATGGCtatggcagcagcagcagcacaaaCAGCTCAGCTACATCGTCATCGGCATACAGGCAGCCagtcaaaaagtaa
- the SUPT20H gene encoding transcription factor SPT20 homolog isoform X12: MQQALELALDRAEYVIESARQRPPKRKYLSSGRKSVFQKLYDLYIEECEKEPEVKKLRRNVNLLEKLVMQETLSCLVVNLYPGNEGYSLMLRGKNGSDSETIRLPYEEGELLEYLDAEELPPILVDLLEKSQVNIFHCGCVIAEIRDYRQSSNMKSPGYQSRHILLRPTMQTLICDVHSITSDNHKWTQEDKLLLESQLILATAEPLCLDPSIAVTCTANRLLYNKQKMNTRPMKRCFKRYSRSSLNRQQDLSHCPPPPQLKLLDFLQKRKERKAGQHYDLKISKAGNCVDMWKQSPCNLAIPSEVDVEKYAKVEKSIKSDDSQPTVWPAHDVKDDYVFECEAGNQYQKTKLTILQSLGDPLYYGRIQPCKEDEESDSQMSPSHSSTDDHSNWFIIGSKTDAERVVNQYQELVQNEAKCPVKMSHSSSGSASLSQLSPGKDTEPETVSVQSSVLGKGVKHRPPPIKLPSSSGNSSSGNYFTPQQTSSFLKSPTPPPASKPPSLSRKSSVDLNQVSMLSPAALSPASSSQRSGTPKPSTPTPTPSSTPHPPDAQSSTPITPSATPTPQDSGFTPQPTLLTQFAQQQRSLSQAMPVTTIPLSTMVTSITTGTTATQVMANSAGLNFINVVGSVCGAQALMSGSNPMLGCNTGAITPAGINLSGLLPSGSLLPNALPGAMQATSQAGVPFGLKNTSSLRPLNLLQLPGGSLIFNTLQQQQQQLSQFTPQQPQQPTTSSPQQPGEQGSEQGSTSQEQALSAQHAAVINLAGVGSFMQSQAAAVAILAASNGYGSSSSTNSSATSSSAYRQPVKK, from the exons ATG cAACAAGCTTTGGAACTAGCTTTGGATCGTGCAGAG tacgTCATTGAAAGTGCCCGACAGAGACCTCCTAAAAGGAAATACCTGTCTAGTGGAAG aaaatctgtATTTCAAAAACTTTATGACTTATATATTGAAGAATGTGAAAAAGAGCCTGAGGTTAAG aaattaagaagaaatgtgAACTTGTTGGAGAAGCTTGTTATGCAGGAGACATTGTCGTGTTTAGTGGTCAACCTATACCCAGGAAATGAGGGATATTCTCTGATGCTCAGGGGAAAAAATGGATCAG attctgAGACCATTCGACTGCCTTATGAAGAAGGGGAATTACTTGAATATTTGGATGCAGAAGAATTACCTCCTATTTTGGTTGATCTCCTAGAAAAATCTCAG gttaatatttttcattgtggatGTGTCATAGCAGAAATACGTGACTACAGGCAGTCCAGTAATATGAAATCTCCTGGTTACCAAAGTAGGCACATTCTCTTACGTCCAACAATGCAG acTTTAATCTGTGATGTACATTCAATTACAAGTGATAACCACAAATGGACCCAG GAAGACAAACTTTTGCTTGAGAGCCAACTGATCCTTGCTACAGCTGAACCACTATGTCTTGACCCTTCTATCGCCGTAACCTGCACTGCAAACAGACTGCTCTATAACAAGCAAAAGATGAACACACGCCCAATGAAACG GTGTTTCAAGAGGTATTCTAGGTCCTCTCTCAATCGGCAGCAGGATCTGTCTCACTGTCCACCTCCTCCTCAGCTAAAATTACTTGATTtcttacaaaaaagaaaggaaagaaaagcaggtcAGCATTATGACCTCAAAATTTCTAAAGCAGGAAAT tgTGTAGATATGTGGAAGCAGAGTCCCTGTAACTTGGCCATACCTTCAGAAGTGGAT GTGGAGAAATATGCTAAAGTGGAGAAGTCTATCAAATCTGATGACTCACAACCAACAGTCTGGCCAGCCCAT GATGTAAAAGATGATTATGTATTTGAATGTGAAGCTGGTAATCAGTATCAGAAAACAAAGCTGACCATTTTACAGTCACTTGGTGATCCACTTTACTATGGTAGAATACAGCCATgtaaagaagatgaagaaagtgaCAGCCAGATGTCTCCATCCCA cTCCTCCACAGATGATCATTCAAattg gTTCATTATTGGATCAAAGACTGATGCTGAGag GGTAGTCAATCAGTACCAGGAATTGGTTCAGAATGAAGCCAAATGTCCAGTCAAGATGTCACACAGCTCCAGTGGCTCAGCCAGCTTGAGTCAGCTTTCTCCAGGGAAAGACACAGAA CCTGAGACTGTGTCAGTTCAGTCTTCAGTATTGGGGAAGGGAGTAAAACATCGACCTCCACCCATCAAACTTCCCTCAAGCTCAGGAAATAGTTCCTCAG GTAACTATTTTACGCCACAACAGACTAGCAGCTTTCTTAAATCTCCaactcctcctcctgcttctaaGCCACCAAGCCTTTCTCGGAAGTCATCTGTGGATCTCAATCAAGTTAGCATGCTTTCTCCAGCTGCCCTGTCACCTGCCAGCTCATCACAAA GATCTGGAACTCCTAAGCCATCTACTCCTACACCAACCCCTTCATCGACCCCACACCCTCCTGATGCTCAGAGCTCAACTCCTATTACCCCTTCAGCCACCCCTACTCCCCAAGATTCAGGCTTCACCCCTCAGCCCACTTTGTTAACTCAGTTTGCTCAGCAGCAAAGGTCTCTGAGCCAGGCAATGCCTGTAACGACCATTCCTCTTTCCACCATGGTAACATCTATAACTACAGGAACCACGGCCACCCAGGTCATGGCAAACTCTGCTGGACTTAACTTCATCAATGTAGTGGGCTCTGTTTG TGGAGCTCAGGCTTTGATGAGTGGTTCAAACCCTATGCTGGGCTGTAACACTGGTGCCATAACTCCTGCAGGAATAAACCTGAGTGGCCTTCTACCCTCAGGAAGTCTGCTACCAAATGCATTGCCCGGTGCAATGCAGGCAACTTCTCAAGCAG GTGTTCCATTTGGCTTAAAAAATACTTCAAGTCTCAGGCCCCTAAATCTGCTTCAG CTTCCAGGTGGTTCACTCATTTTTAACActctgcagcagcagcaacagcagctctCTCAGTTTACACCACAACAACCTCAGCAACCCACAACTTCTAGTCCTCAACAGCCAGGGGAGCAG ggTTCTGAACAAGGTTCAACCAGCCAAGAACAGGCCTTATCTGCTCAGCACGCTGCTGTTATTAACCTTGCTGGAGTAGGAAGTTTTATGCAGTCACAGGCAGCTG CAGTTGCGATTCTTGCAGCATCAAATGGCtatggcagcagcagcagcacaaaCAGCTCAGCTACATCGTCATCGGCATACAGGCAGCCagtcaaaaagtaa